A window of the Fusarium poae strain DAOMC 252244 chromosome 3, whole genome shotgun sequence genome harbors these coding sequences:
- a CDS encoding hypothetical protein (BUSCO:879at5125) — protein MDYSKLRAAALRDGEDEEAVTVDTRALIDKVLARYSGEWTTLRELIQNAADAQAKTVSVKWETLPSTQVPLPSTTNRSEILKHTLSNHTLRRLVVQNDGQPFTKTDWGRLKRIAEGNPDETKIGAFGVGFYSVFADCEEPFVSSGDQAMAFYWKGNALFTKKSQIPADQATHHTTFVLDYRNNTTPLPNLLSVSQFLATSLTFVALEHIEFWIDDYRVLSLKKKSSPSVELPLPRDLEARTKDGLMKVTSVDRTSTQIDASYMAAIGWKPQATASTTKTDSYGAPEAPSLRSFFARLTSSASQAGIRTKAQNEENAAQVTIAEDVTKLSTSTIFLRATSASIRTSVATNFASELERATKKPPPKTTKIAILTSSYDEAQASQEAASPGALGKATDVFASVLPNKKPGGRIFIGFPTMQTTGAGMHVSAPSIIPTVEREAIDLNARWVRTWNLEILRAAGIITRLAFANEMSDLSSRIRQIMAKEPKFSPAVIAKYMPEALHILKTFTFGDSTPSGQVGQIIEEAFWMCFKKASIETYSTRGVLQTADVRIASDEMSKFVDSIPVVPEEMKGVPFVKKLIDFGLISHITVTDVKKELETKAMNKIQLMNFISWAGKKSLSGELDPGSRSALLEVAVGTMSDDGEQGEIIALGSITNHLITNRIPASLPIPPTTIPHALTANSQLAELRALGWEPLEVLPWLRFLLDTNSSRPEDQSLTQSPKFAIQVLTVLSKNFENSSPGTRITIVSLLQANTVVPTKQGMKRPTESFFPIVKLFDDLPVIQGCDKIKERFLVTIGVRKTVDLETIFTRLLNASSEGQQKWSHIELIKYLASVREDIPGEDLSKLKQTRFCPAEAGPKGMESTKASETLYKVSELFEPKDAIRGLRLPVLQWPGPPGSYRPGSQEARFLNSLGLRPYPSVPELVELMSGKDETLRVSSMTYFLANHQINGYGSFQLGGSPKAIMPLQGSTKLVPPSQCFYNPRASILGFNILRRDLHDHAVKFGVARDPPMADCVNRFLASPPQDHQNAVALFSYFASRIADLGENYLFKLRDAPIVPITRTSQSAEKPKRTQVHVSPSRVYLGSSTTYGDIFDFVDFGSEANAFLFQCGAKSEPTKSEVAHMACTEPARLLGVLQSSEKYLDLLKSLAEASSTLHRDKDLWRRMKSAPFLLAYKELAPPKKQSDDLEEEDEPIRQYQLASAHQIVILDDIISYRLFKDQLICAPEEDALETFYLSLGAQRLSSIVREEIRIGPHSDRQKLALTLRKHVVERSKIFLFEYANYRRDAIKHDAKWLEKNLTVDVVHSVALRRTLQGQHQTHTEKRSAASKKTNNGWIMYVADEAKPDMYQIGQAICQMLLSRPNQQAYLFFEPFLTLDLYGLRNRGYNVDRILRAKAAEARIAEEERRKALEEEQRQIKEKEQQWGAEAKAAEAAREATRVPEPLGPTMPGSWESPEQSKPTQEQQNRKSRGLFSNLTRRLGFDTEQDGDESRKELNKFLDKSKEIEAPGSSSSNSGKRPQDEGRVTSPAVVQQNLLNAVKSTRAYGSDSVFSEPQVNEVKEQATYCDKTPAQNITFIAETSNGMKVFVSRDIKDSGAFLSKHLTNLNVFSSLLIEVGNVYSMSPKVLHIFYDEAGGTIAFNTGGSIFCNFRFFLQLHAAQIEGRSGQAKAEAATWWWVVLAHELAHNLVSPHNSDHSYYTESFIQQYFSKIVAKAAQWSANSTPLNQMPSIAPPSSGAPPPYPGGLDRSLLD, from the exons ATGGATTATTCCAAGTTGCGAGCTGCCGCTTTGCGAGACggtgaagacgaagaagctgTTACTGTCGATACCCGCGCTCTAATCGACAAGGTTCTTGCAAGATACTCGGGAGAATGGACAACACTTCGAGAGCTGATTCAAAACGCCGCTGATGCCCAGGCAAAGACGGTCAGCGTCAAGTGGGAAACGCTTCCCTCGACACAAGTGCCGCTCCCAAGCACAACGAACCGATCCGAAATACTGAAGCACACTTTGTCAAACCATACATTACGCCGATTAGTCGTACAGAACGATGGACAGCCATTTACAAAGACGGACTGGGGAAGACTGAAGCGCATTGCTGAGGGTAACCCTGACGAGACCAAGATCGGTGCCTTCGGTGTTGGTTTCTACAGTGTCTTTGCCGATTGCGAGGAGCCCTTTGTCAGCTCCGGCGATCAGGCCATGGCATTCTACTGGAAGGGAAATGCGCTCTTCACCAAGAAGTCCCAGATACCGGCGGATCAGGCAACCCATCATACAACATTCGTCCTCGACTACCGAAATAACACCACACCCCTACCGAACCTGTTATCCGTTAGCCAGTTTCTCGCTACCAGTTTGACCTTTGTTGCGCTTGAGCACATCGAGTTTTGGATAGATGACTACCGGGTCTTATCTCTTAAAAAGAAATCCTCACCTAGCGTTGAGCTTCCTCTACCCCGGGATCTAGAGGCAAGGACCAAGGATGGTTTGATGAAAGTGACGAGCGTCGATCGCACAAGTACGCAGATTGATGCGTCTTACATGGCTGCTATAGGATGGAAACCGCAAGCTACAGCATCCACCACAAAGACTGATTCATACGGCGCCCCAGAGGCTCCCTCGTTGAGATCTTTCTTCGCTCGACTTACATCATCTGCATCGCAGGCTGGTATCAGAACCAAGGCTCAAAACGAGGAGAATGCGGCTCAGGTGACTATTGCCGAAGATGTTACCAAACTCTCAACGTCGACGATCTTTCTTCGGGCAACCTCTGCAAGCATCCGCACGAGCGTGGCCACTAACTTTGCATCCGAACTTGAGAGAGCTACAAAGAAACCTCCGCCAAAGACAACTAAGATTGCAATTCTGACTTCTTCCTACGATGAGGCTCAGGCGTCTCAAGAAGCTGCTTCTCCTGGTGCACTTGGCAAGGCTACTGATGTCTTCGCTTCTGTACTTCCTAACAAGAAGCCGGGCGGCCGCATTTTTATTGGCTTTCCTACAATGCAAACCACTGGTGCAGGGATGCATGTTTCAGCGCCATCGATCATTCCAACGGTTGAAAGAGAGGCCATTGACTTGAATGCGCGTTGGGTCAGAACATGGAACCTTGAGATCCTCCGTGCTGCAGGTATTATCACTCGGCTTGCGTTTGCAAACGAGATGAGCGACTTGAGCAGTCGAATCAGGCAGATCATGGCTAAGGAACCCAAGTTCTCCCCGGCTGTCATCGCAAAGTATATGCCCGAGGCTCTTCATATCCTAAAGACCTTCACTTTTGGCGACTCTACTCCCAGTGGGCAAGTTGGTCAAATCATCGAGGAAGCCTTTTGGATGTGCTTCAAGAAGGCCTCAATCGAGACCTACTCGACTCGAGGTGTGCTACAAACAGCGGATGTTCGTATTGCCTCGGATGAAATGAGCAAATTTGTTGATAGCATACCCGTCGTGCCTGAGGAGATGAAGGGTGTTCCGTTCGTGAAGAAGCTTATAGACTTTGGTCTCATCTCGCACATTACTGTCACAGATGTGAAGAAGGAGCTAGAGACAAAGGCAATGAACAAAATACAACTAATGAACTTTATCAGCTGGGCAGGTAAAAAGAGTTTGAGTGGTGAGCTCGACCCCGGCAGTCGATCCGCTCTGCTTGAGGTTGCTGTTGGTACGATgagtgatgatggagaaCAGGGCGAGATTATCGCTCTTGGAAGCATCACAAACCATCTTATCACAAACAGGATTCCTGCCAGCTTACCTATTCCCCCTACAACTATTCCCCATGCGCTTACAGCGAATTCTCAACTAGCCGAACTGCGCGCTCTAGGATGGGAGCCGTTAGAGGTCCTCCCTTGGCTGCGATTCCTCTTGGACACGAATTCATCCAGACCCGAGGACCAAAGCCTCACACAATCTCCCAAATTTGCTATCCAGGTGTTGACAGTTCTGTCAAAGAATTTCGAAAACTCCAGTCCTGGCACAAGAATAACTATTGTCTCGCTCCTGCAGGCCAACACAGTGGTTCCCACGAAGCAGGGAATGAAGAGACCGACAGAGTCCTTCTTCCCCATTGTCAAGCTGTTTGATGACCTTCCGGTCATTCAAGGTTgcgacaagatcaaggagaggTTCCTGGTGACAATTGGTGTCCGCAAAACGGTTGATCTAGAGACTATCTTCACTAGACTGCTCAACGCTTCAAGTGAAGGGCAACAGAAGTGGAGCCATATCGAGCTCATCAAGTACCTGGCGTCTGTCCGCGAGGATATTCCTGGTGAAGATCTCAGCAAGCTTAAGCAGACACGCTTCTGCCCTGCCGAGGCCGGTCCAAAAGGCATGGAGTCCACTAAGGCATCAGAAACGTTATACAAGGTCTCAGAACTATTTGAGCCAAAGGATGCTATCCGTGGTTTGCGGTTGCCTGTTCTCCAATGGCCTGGTCCTCCCGGTAGCTACAGACCGGGCAGTCAAGAGGCCAGGTTTCTCAACTCACTTGGTCTCAGACCTTATCCATCTGTTCCTGAGCTCGTTGAACTGATGTCGGGTAAAGACGAGACTCTTCGGGTTTCCTCGATGACGTATTTCCTTGCCAATCACCAGATCAACGGGTACGGGTCCTTCCAGCTTGGTGGTAGCCCCAAGGCAATCATGCCTCTGCAAGGAAGCACAAAGCTTGTACCCCCCTCGCAGTGTTTCTATAATCCTCGGGCCTCTATTCTTGGTTTCAATATCCTAAGAAGGGATCTACATGACCATGCCGTCAAGTTCGGGGTAGCGAGAGACCCACCAATGGCCGATTGTGTAAACCGCTTTTTGGCATCACCGCCTCAGGATCACCAGAACGCCGTGGCACTCTTCAGTTACTTTGCTTCTCGAATCGCTGATTTGGGTGAAAACTACCTTTTCAAACTACGGGATGCCCCTATAGTCCCTATTACACGAACTTCCCAATCGGCGGAGAAGCCAAAGCGTACCCAGGTTCATGTCAGTCCTTCTCGAGTGTACCTCGGTTCCTCGACAACCTACGGCGATATATTCGACTTCGTTGACTTTGGATCTGAGGCGAATGCATTCTTGTTCCAATGTGGTGCCAAGAGTGAGCCTACCAAATCAGAAGTGGCACATATGGCGTGCACCGAACCAGCTCGTCTTCTTGGTGTGCTTCAAAGCTCGGAGAAGTACTTGGATCTTCTTAAGTCCCTGGCTGAGGCGTCATCTACCCTTCATAGAGACAAGGACCTTTGGAGACGGATGAAGTCAGCGCCCTTCCTCCTCGCGTACAAGGAATTGGCGCCACCCAAGAAGCAGTCAGATGacctggaggaggaggatgagccCATCCGACAATACCAGCTCGCATCTGCCCATCAAATTGTGATCCTAGACGACATCATTAGCTACAGACTATTCAAGGATCAGCTCATTTGTGCACCGGAGGAGGATGCTCTTGAGACATTCTATCTGTCGCTCGGGGCACAGAGGCTGAGTAGCATCGTTCGAGAGGAGATTAGAATTGGACCTCACAGCGATAGACAAAAGCTTGCTCTTACTCTGCGCAAACATGTCGTCGAGAGATCAAAGATCTTCCTCTTCGAGTATGCAAACTATAGGCGCGACGCTATCAAGCATGACGCAAAATGGTTGGAGAAAAATCTGACAGTCGATGTCGTTCACTCAGTGGCTTTAAGAAGAACCCTTCAGGGCCAGCACCAGACTCATACAGAGAAGCGGTCAGCTGCGAGCAAGAAAACCAATAACGGTTGGATCATGTATGTTGCTGATGAAGCAAAGCCCGACATGTACCAAATTGGACAAGCTATTTGCCAGATGCTATTGAGCCGTCCAAACCAACAGGCCTACCTCTTCTTTGAGCCGTTCCTAACGCTGGATCTTTACGGCTTGAGAAACCGTGGTTACAATGTCGACCGAATTCTGCGGGCCAAGGCGGCCGAAGCCAGAATcgctgaagaagagaggcGAAAGGCTTTGGAAGAGGAGCAACGCCAAATTAAGGAGAAGGAGCAGCAATGGGGAGCAGAGGCCAAGGCGGCCGAAGCTGCACGTGAAGCTACCAGGGTACCAGAGCCTCTTGGTCCAACAATGCCAGGTTCATGGGAGTCACCAGAGCAATCCAAGCCTACTCAAGAACAACAGAACAGGAAGAGTAGAGGGTTGTTCTCCAACCTGACTCGTCGGCTTGGATTTGACACGGAGCAAGATGGTGACGAGTCCCGCAAGGAGCTGAACAAGTTCTTGGACAAGTCCAAGGAGATTGAGGCGCCTGGCAGCAGCTCGTCTAATTCTGGAAAGCGACCGCAAGATGAGGGCAGGGTGACAAGCCCCGCGGTGGTTCAACAGAATTTGCTCAATGCTGTCAAGTCAACCCGGGCGTATGGATCTGATAGTGTCTTTTCAGAGCCTCAGGTCAATGAAGTCAAGGAGCAAGCCACTTACTGTGACAAGACGCCGGCACAAAATATTACCTTCATCGCTGAAACTTCGAATGGCATGAAAGTTTTTGTCTCCAGAGATATTAAGGATTCTGGCGCATTCCTCTCGAAACACTTAACCAACCTCAACGTGTTTTCCAGCTTGTTGATTGAGGTAGGCAACGTTTACTCCATGTCACCCAAGGTCTTGCACATCTTTTACGATGAGGCCGGCGGCACAATCGCATTCAACACCGGAGGCAGTATATTCTGCAACTTCAGATTCTTCCTGCAGCTTCATGCCGCTCAGATCGAGGGGAGAAGCGGGCAGGCAAAAGCAGAGGCTGCGACCTGGTGGTGGGTTGTTTTGGCGCATGAACTGGCACACAATCTCGTGTCGCCCCATAACTCAGATCACAGCTACTACAC TGAATCATTCATTCAGCAGTATTTCTCCAAGATCGTGGCAAAGGCGGCTCAGTGGTCCGCCAACTCCACACCTCTCAATCAAATGCCCTCGATAGCGCCACCGTCATCTGGAGCACCACCTCCTTATCCTGGTGGATTGGATAGGAGCTTGTTAGATTGA
- a CDS encoding hypothetical protein (TransMembrane:1 (o147-168i)) has product MDLLSSIRKSGSRGGVNFSWDEVANSSHRENYLGHSLKAPVGRWQKGRDLNWYAKAEDGSQEPDENGETEEDRREKARKEELRKIKEAEEDAIAAALGLPPPVRDSSGANAVEIDPSKRKVGPASGPPEEEAGNEKRERSRRQDVEAMIATMIVNVVIVGTGGVEVMIEMLGRTERKIDPERDAGIGMEIKKGSTVTDAIAMATEEKTEKEVTDGTDMEVGSVSARDREIDVGAAIVLGLVAETEKQKSGCQQTINRLHDTHSNFKGALPLARYKIGFEINN; this is encoded by the exons ATGGATTTGCTTTCAAGCATTCGTAAATCCGGCTCGAGAGGTGGTGTAAACTTTAGCTGGGACGAAGTCGCAAACTCTTCTCATCGCGAGAATTATCTTGGCCATAGTCTAAAGGCACCTGTTGGGCGATGGCAAAAGGGTCGCGACTTGAATTGGTACGCCAAAGCCGAAGATGGTTCCCAAGAACCCGACGAAAATGGCGAAACAGAAGAGGACCGCCGTGAGAAGGCACGAAAGGAAGAATTAcgcaagatcaaggaggCTGAAGAGGATGCCATTGCAGCAGCTTTAGGCTTGCCACCGCCTGTGCGAGACTCTTCGGGTGCAAACGCAGTGGAGATCGATCCCAGCAAACGAAAGGTCGGACCAGCGAGCGGACCTcctgaggaagaggctggaAACGAAAAGCGAGAGCGCTCGAGACGTCAAGATG TCGAAGCCATGATCGCGACCATGATCGTGAACGTCGTCATCGTAGGCACAGGAGGAGTCGAAGTCATGATAGAGATGTTGGGAAGGACAGAGAGGAAGATCGACCCCGAGAGAGACGCCGGAATAGGGATGGAGATCAAGAAAGGGAGCACAGTCACAGACGCCATCGCGATGGCCACCGAAGAGAAGACCGAGAAGGAGGTGACCGACGGCACAGACATGGAAGTAGGGAGCGTCAGCGCTCGAGATCGCGAGATCGACGTAGGCGCAGCAATAGTCCTAGGCCTCGTCGCCGAGACTGAGAAGCAAAAATCTGGTTGTCAGCAGACAATCAATCGACTACATGATACCCACAGTAACTTCAAAGGCGCTCTACCACTCGCACGTTATAAGATTGGTTTTGAAATCAACAACTGA
- a CDS encoding hypothetical protein (BUSCO:36311at5125) — protein sequence MSNPNEPPLDEIQWRSPMAIAQMGGLHNNTILFYFAESPFFERTSNNAVVYNQAMNVPSMYPVIQTREAFETHLNTMSGLEFRVVEEPAETGPGAGTGVWVIRKQTRRKSAYEDDEITVHASYFVVGENIYMAPTLSGILAARIMTISSCITNAVTAAESVRKWGPSRGNYYELPAAKTATKAKIQDSAAATPMPVPDESSKAPAAPTPVTQKDDEKELEKLAEESFMIHMKYGGEYIDENPITGRPGEFHLTTTGRKPPQLVKKDSPVRGITAPTINTKVEDKKESKEKTPRSAAPKPKRKKSKMANSTSTPAAS from the exons ATGTCGAATCCTAATGAACCCCCTCTTGATGAGATCCAATGGCGCTCTCCAATGGCGATCGCGCAAATGGGCGGTTTGCACAACAATACCATCCTATTCTACTTTGCTGAATCGCCATTCTTCGAGCGCACCTCGAATAACGCCGTGGTCTACAACCAAGCCATGAACGTACCCTCGATGTATCCCGTCATTCAAACACGCGAAGCCTTTGAAACACATCTTAACACCATGTCTGGCCTCGAGTTTAGAGTCGTGGAGGAGCCTGCAGAGACTGGCCCTGGAGCTGGCACAGGCGTGTGGGTGATTCGCAAACAGACAAGACGGAAGTCAGCATACGAAGACGATGAAATTACTGTGCACGCGTCTTACTTCGTAGTGGgagagaatatatatatgGCACCAACCTTAAGCGGCATTCTAGCAGCACGAATT ATGACAATATCCTCATGTATCACGAACGCTGTCACAGCTGCTGAATCAGTTCGAAAATGGGGCCCTTCCAGGGGCAACTACTACGAGCTTCCAGCAGCCAAGACAGCAACAAAGGCAAAAATCCAGGACTCTGCTGCCGCGACCCCAATGCCCGTACCAGACGAGTCTAGCAAAGCTCCAGCAGCCCCTACACCAGTTACACAGAAGGATGACGAGAAGGAGTTGGAAAAGCTGGCTGAAGAGTCATTCATGATCCACATGAAATATGGCGGCGAATATATCGACGAGAATCCCATCACAGGTCGTCCAGGAGAGTTCCATCTTACCACCACAGGCCGAAAGCCACCGCAACTTGTGAAGAAGGATAGCCCTGTAAGGGGCATCACAGCGCCGACGATCAACACCAAAGTTGAAGATAAGAAAGAGAGCAAAGAGAAGACACCCAGATCAGCTGCCCCGAAACCTAAGCGTAAGAAGAGCAAAATGGCGAACTCGACCAGCACACCAGCTGCATCATAA
- a CDS encoding hypothetical protein (BUSCO:3144at5125): MSKYVPRQRKHKVLARERAKENAQHEVQDTNQDELLPTAKADREAKKAQLKAELRQEGAKMSGKKAKRLEKYIEGKLRKDENRELLAKLAEQQVDTSLFSSSRSMGHGRETKKEALRRAMREEKAGLEGGKEEREKILFEKRKDMDVDESDSSDESDAPEEKPNPSKTTASAPAPQELSGSKPASAPTIGSGLKRPLDVDDEGKPVIQKRQKRGGVKSKFSIAPAEAPRSESEDSDSDASDSRSGSDEWNGFSDDEASKKTRDEQRHQNREGEEEEDEDEDESSEGSDEEEDEESDDDSDEDMEDGFENKAQRSSAFKAWAHQARNQALGYQSIEGTTTNLEIPKPDNFVPRAPEHDPLPMELQPTQNTDRKVYSVSVTRTPEIQEARLKLPVVSEEQRIMEAIHNHNIVVICGSTGSGKTTQIPQFLYESGYGSPDSPTPGLIGITQPRRVAAVSMSKRVAEELGDKSGAVAYQIRFEGTVKPETSIKFMTDGVLMREVAQDITLKKYSAIIIDEAHERSANTDILIGMLSRVIKLRAELAVENATMKPLKLIIMSATLRVEDMTMNPTLFATPPPVLEVEGRQHKVVEHFSKRTQHDYVDEAFRKISRGHKKLPPGDILVFLTGRNEILQLSKQLKTAFGGPKSADGPKVQINANDAPLEVEDIEFGDVDDRNGDGDGDDFDEIITDDENEDEDEFKIEEDQEAAPLKMRVLPLYSLLPTREQMRVFEPAPEGTRNIILATNVAETSLTIPGIRYVFDCGRSKERQYDRLSGVQSYGIGWISKASARQRSGRAGRTGPGHCYRLYSSAVYERDFPEFTDPELLRMPLEGIVIQLKAMNLQNVVNFPFPTPPDRRALAKAEKLLTYLSAVDSNGKVTLIGQTMSVFPLSPRFARILLVGHLHDCIQYTIALVAGLSVAEIFLPENQAIPQLAEKDDHAIRTTSDVQAESHQANVRKLFNEVHKNFCYLDDKSDAMKILQVVAEFAHDPTEKWCEDHFVRFKVLKEAQQLRRQITELLRVNVPAFANLTYQDQLDAPTPKQVAALKQMVAQGFVDQVAIRADLTPNPPEHYRKPRRSIDVPYVPLMPIHTGEDVESDRSVYIHPTSPLAHISIQECPDYIVYSQLQRATQLVDSTKRPKTRMHALTDVTGGQLSMMAKNTPLITYSKPMKVLKTEGATVRECIVVPYLRAEGTGGQGWPLPAKKVKQRRVPDKGWVVE; this comes from the coding sequence atgtctaaGTACGTGCCTCGTCAGAGAAAGCACAAAGTGCTTGCTCGAGAGCGCGCAAAAGAAAATGCCCAGCATGAAGTCCAAGACACCAACCAGGATGAGCTGCTTCCGACAGCGAAGGCTGATCGCGAGGCGAAGAAGGCCCAATTAAAGGCAGAACTTCGCCAAGAGGGCGCAAAGATGAGTGGAAAGAAAGCCAAGCGTCTAGAAAAGTATATTGAGGGCAAGCTACGCAAGGACGAGAACCGCGAGTTGCTGGCTAAACTTGCAGAGCAACAGGTCGACACCAGCTTGTTCTCCAGCAGTCGGTCCATGGGACATGGTCGCGAGACCAAGAAGGAGGCTTTGCGGAGGGCTATGAGAGAGGAGAAGGCTGGCCTAGAGGGAGGCaaggaagagagagagaaaattCTGtttgagaagagaaaggacATGGATGTTGACGAAAGCGACTCGAGCGATGAGAGTGACGCACCCGAAGAGAAGCCAAACCCTTCTAAAACTACAGCATCCGCGCCCGCGCCTCAAGAGCTCTCCGGTTCAAAACCAGCGAGCGCCCCAACAATCGGCTCAGGGCTCAAGCGACCGCTCGACGTTGACGACGAAGGAAAGCCTGTAATCCAAAAACGACAGAAGCGCGGTGGAGTGAAGTCGAAATTTTCAATCGCCCCAGCTGAAGCACCACGGTCTGAGTCTGAAGATTCAGATTCAGACGCAAGCGACAGCCGCAGCGGCAGCGACGAGTGGAACGGAttcagcgacgacgaggccTCGAAGAAAACACGGGACGAACAACGTCACCAAAATAGGGaaggcgaagaagaagaagatgaagatgaagacgaatcAAGCGAGGGATcggacgaagaagaagacgaagaatcGGACGACGACTCTGACGAAGATATGGAGGATGGTTTCGAGAACAAAGCGCAAAGATCGTCTGCTTTCAAGGCCTGGGCGCATCAGGCGCGCAACCAAGCTCTCGGATATCAATCGATTGAAGGAACAACAACCAATTTAGAGATCCCCAAACCAGACAATTTCGTGCCTCGAGCACCCGAACACGATCCGTTGCCTATGGAGCTGCAACCAACACAAAATACCGACCGAAAGGTGTACAGTGTTTCAGTCACTAGAACACCAGAGATACAAGAAGCTCGCCTCAAGCTTCCCGTGGTTTCAGAGGAGCAAAGGATAATGGAAGCGATTCATAATCATAATATCGTGGTTATATGTGGATCTACAGGTTCCGGAAAGACTACACAAATTCCTCAATTTCTGTACGAGTCTGGATATGGCTCTCCTGATAGTCCCACGCCTGGTCTCATTGGTATCACGCAGCCTCGTCGAGTCGCCGCGGTCAGTATGTCAAAGCGAGTCGCTGAGGAGCTTGGTGACAAGTCTGGAGCGGTGGCTTATCAGATCCGTTTCGAGGGCACGGTCAAGCCGGAAACCTCAATCAAGTTCATGACTGATGGTGTTTTGATGCGTGAGGTTGCACAAGACATTACCCTCAAAAAATACTCCGCCATCATTATTGACGAAGCTCATGAAAGAAGCGCCAATACGGATATCCTCATTGGTATGCTCAGCAGAGTTATCAAGCTTCGAGCCGAGCTGGCGGTCGAGAATGCTACAATGAAGCCCCTGAAGCTCATCATCATGTCGGCCACGCTACGAGTAGAAGATATGACCATGAACCCCACACTTTTTGCCACACCACCCCCTGTTCTCGAAGTTGAGGGCCGACAACATAAAGTTGTTGAACATTTCTCTAAAAGGACGCAACATGATTACGTTGATGAAGCGTTTAGAAAGATTAGCAGAGGCCATAAAAAGTTACCGCCTGGTGATATTCTGGTGTTTTTGACTGGCCGCAACGAGATCCTCCAACTCAGCAAGCAGCTCAAGACGGCATTTGGCGGCCCTAAGTCCGCAGATGGCCCCAAAGTACAGATCAACGCTAATGACGCTCctcttgaggttgaggacATTGAGTTTGGAGATGTGGATGATCGAAATGGCGACGGCGACGGCGACGATTTTGACGAGATAATCACAGATGACGAgaatgaggatgaggacgaatTCAAGATTGAGGAAGACCAAGAAGCCGCACCTCTCAAGATGCGAGTTCTGCCCCTCTACTCCCTGTTACCCACACGAGAGCAGATGAGAGTTTTTGAGCCAGCGCCTGAAGGCACTCGAAATATCATCTTGGCCACCAACGTTGCGGAAACTAGTTTGACCATTCCTGGTATTCGCTACGTCTTCGACTGCGGACGTTCCAAGGAGCGACAGTATGATCGCCTGAGCGGTGTTCAAAGCTATGGCATCGGGTGGATTAGCAAGGCCAGTGCAAGACAAAGATCTGGGCGTGCTGGTCGTACCGGCCCTGGCCACTGTTACAGGCTCTACTCTTCTGCGGTCTATGAGCGAGACTTTCCTGAATTCACAGATCCTGAGTTGCTACGAATGCCCCTCGAAGGCATTGTGATACAGCTGAAGGCCATGAACCTGCAGAACGTTGTCAACTTCCCCTTTCCTACACCACCTGATCGACGTGCTCTCGCCAAGGCTGAGAAGCTTCTGACATATCTTTCTGCTGTCGATTCTAATGGCAAGGTCACCCTGATTGGTCAAACAATGTCTGTATTCCCTTTGTCACCCAGATTTGCCCGCATTTTGTTGGTTGGGCATCTTCACGACTGCATCCAATACACAATCGCTCTAGTTGCCGGTCTATCAGTGGCAGAGATCTTCCTTCCCGAGAATCAAGCCATCCCTCAGCTTGCAGAGAAGGATGACCATGCCATTCGAACAACATCTGATGTTCAAGCAGAGAGTCACCAGGCCAATGTTCGGAAACTGTTCAACGAAGTCCACAAGAACTTCTGCTACTTGGACGACAAATCGGATGCTATGAAGATTCTGCAAGTTGTAGCGGAGTTTGCCCACGACCCTACAGAGAAGTGGTGCGAGGACCATTTCGTTCGATTTAAGGTGCTCAAGGAAGCTCAACAATTGCGTCGGCAAATCACAGAGCTACTGAGGGTCAACGTGCCTGCCTTCGCCAATCTGACATACCAAGACCAGCTGGATGCCCCTACCCCTAAGCAAGTGGCAGCGCTCAAACAGATGGTTGCACAAGGATTCGTGGATCAGGTCGCTATTCGAGCAGATCTCACACCAAACCCTCCTGAACATTACCGCAAGCCTCGTCGATCTATCGATGTGCCTTATGTCCCCTTGATGCCTATCCATACGGGCGAAGACGTTGAGAGTGACCGTTCAGTGTATATTCACCCCACCTCTCCTCTCGCTCATATCAGCATCCAAGAGTGTCCTGACTACATCGTCTACTCCCAGCTTCAACGAGCTACACAGCTAGTTGACTCGACGAAGCGGCCCAAGACAAGAATGCATGCCCTTACAGATGTCACAGGCGGTCAACTATCCATGATGGCCAAGAATACGCCTCTTATCACGTACAGCAAGCCAATGAAGGTACTCAAAACAGAGGGCGCTACTGTGAGAGAGTGCATTGTTGTTCCCTATCTAAGGGCAGAAGGCACAGGCGGCCAAGGTTGGCCTTTACCTGCAAAGAAGGTCAAACAGAGGAGGGTGCCCGACAAGGGGTGGGTTGTGGAGTAA